The Juglans microcarpa x Juglans regia isolate MS1-56 chromosome 2D, Jm3101_v1.0, whole genome shotgun sequence DNA window taaTTATTAAAGTCTTCAGTGCACTaatcttataattaatatatttattattaatttattattacaaattaataataaatctcaaacAATGAAACAACTTttgcttttaaaaaagtgtCGACATATTGGGTTTTCAAGGTATTATTTCATCCGAATCCCAGCAGAAACAGACAATACGTACCGAAATCCATACAATAGTACTATACAATATCTGACCCAATACTCATTAGATCAGTAGAGCCAACAGAATTTAACAAACAGTAAATGCAACCATTCCTTGCAGCAAACTGCTTAATTCACATATGTATAGAACAAAGATATGCATCCAGCAtgatctaaaatcatttcaacttctATGACAAATTTTCTTTCAGACGTCGATGGCATCGTTTGCTGGATGCTTGGTAATAATTAACCAGCGCTTGAATTTGAAGAACAACTTCCCTATCCAAAATAATAGGCGGATTATGTGAATCGCACCAGCAACCACAAACACTACAGACCAAATGGGTATATAGCGTGGCCGTTGAAAATAGGTAGTCGGGTTCACCAAATCCACTGCCCTGAAATAGGTCAATGCCATTGCCCAGATTGCAATAAACATGGTTAAGGTCAAAAACCATATGAAAAACTTGTTTCTCAGAGGAAATCCACTAATTACCACAAGTAGAACGCTTAGAGCTGCAACAAAAGAGGTGGTATTGAAATACAAGAATAATTCGTAATAATAATCAGTATCATTGGAGTTCTGAGATAGAAATATTGAAGTGCCTGCTGCAATATCACCATTTTTCGAATCTTGCTGCCAAACACCACCTGGTGGGTTGATCCCAGATTGGAAAGTCACAGTTGCAATCACAGTGGCCACCAACATCAATGTGCCACGTGTCTCATCGATCCAATTGCCCTGACTCTGCAAATGTTTAACCCATCGACACAAATAAAAGTATCTCCACCATTTCCTAAACCTCGATAGATCAGCCGGCTGTTCTTCAATAATGGATTGAGCTAATTGTGCTTCCTCATCATGTAATGTTGGTAGTAGAGGAGAGTTTAGATCCTTGGATCTTCTAACACCTGCTGCCTTTAGAATGTCTTGGATTTGAATACATTTGAAATCTCTATGACAAGTCTCTGAGACATCCAAAGCTGTCATGTTGCCAATCCTATTTTTGGCATTGacctttctttttaattctgGTATCGAAAGTAAGTATTTTATGTTCTGCATAATAAGTACAACAACCATCATTTCATCCAATGAGCATTTCATCCAATTAGCAATGCTACAGCCATTGAATTTGTGTCTCGAAGAAGTGTCCTGAATagtgtatttcatttttttatttttttatttcttttttctttttttcatgtatttttttaatcatcataaacatttaaaaaaaataaaaaattcacaacattattaaaaaacacttccttaatcactaaataaaaaaaaattattcgagACACAAATTCAAAACCCAAATTCGAGACCCAAAACATTTCTATTCATCCAATTAATACAAAAAAGCTAAAAGTTCTTCACAggcaaaaacccaaaaaagaaaatcaattcaAAGATACAGAATGCTTTTTCGTGGGCTTATTTACTCATGTTTTGCATGATCAGTGTATGCAAGGCACAACAAACGACGCATCGTCTATTCTTAGGTGGTATGAAACGTCATGTTTTGTCACTTATAAAGTCCAATATTTTCACCTAACAACAAATGTTGGACTTAACACTCGTGACTATCTTTATGACTATCCATTTTATGTAAGTGATTCCTATTAATTCCCAAGTGGAGATACCAACCAACGGTCTATACCTGCATGCATCTCGATCGAGTAGATGTTGCCGCCTGAAAAATTCGATCTGTCTGGTGCTGTCGAAGCAAAATAAAACCTACAACCAAAGTACCGTATCCGAAAAAGAGTAGGCTCGTGTCTAAAATCAATTGGGAGAATCCGCACCCAAGCTGCCACTAATATCCTTACAATTGCATGGATAGTAGAAAGGAAGACCATGCGTCTATATAGCAGAAAATTAGAGCCCAAAACCAAGGGTCGTGATCTCGAGATTGGTTTACACATTGAACGTCTAGacagaaataaaattaaaaaaaaaaaacaaaaaactccaaatgaaAAGAACGATAGTTAACCCAAGGGATCGGTCCAAGTAGTGAAGACCTTGGTTTTAAGGTATCACTTCTTTCAATGTCCAAGATTCAACACCTCATGAGTGTAAATAATTCTTTGAGACCACACTCCCTAATGAAAAATCAGCGATTTAATCAGTTTCGTGTTGGGAACCTTCTAAGAGTACTATGCACGAGATCAGGATTTATACTTCAGGTGTGAGTCCGTAGCGTCCTGCCTTGGAGAAGTTcccgacaaaaaaaaaaacttaagataCATGGATTCAGGATTGGCTAACCCTTGGAATCTGGCTATGCTCCGATATCATATAGAAAATCAAAGAGCAAGAGAAAGTGGAGGCAAATTTGCACAAGGGGTTTAAGAGGTTTGACTGAGTCTGTCAAGCCTACATCAATTATTAAttagtgttaagatataaaataataaaatctataagtttaaacttttgggacaagtggtgatttcacaagGTATCAGAGTAGAGATTCTAAGTTCGAACCCTGACTCTACATTTTACCccgtttaattaaatatttcataaacttatgagaagaggtagattttattattttatatcttaacaattaGAACAATTAATCGAGTCTTTGTAGTTTCATGACAAGATGCATTTTTATGGAAAATCACAAGCCATTtgctaaaataaacaaaaagaaagagaatttaAGGATCCGTTGGGCAACACTATtgttatcatatattttaagacattttctttctaaagtacatcactcaaacacaaaataattttcatttttaattttcaacttttttatctaatcattacaacttttcttaattttcaatagtactttttcaaaatttaaaacaaaagtaatattcaaaagtaatattcaaataattttataattttataatatttttattaaatcatttttttctattatttctcaaaatttaataaaatattttaattcaaattatttagaTATTCTAAGCTTAGATAAGTATCCAAAcggttaaataaaaaaaaaaaaaaaaaagtatccaaACGACTTCAAGTAGAAAGTCGATATGGATCAACGGGGTCAGCAAAAAGATGTAACTGATCTAGAGATTGTTAACGTACCTTCGTTTGCCCGAGCATCACAGCTAAATGCAATACGGAGTTACCATCATTGTCTTTGGAGTTGACGAAATCTTCATCATTTACGGACTCCACCAATAATTTCAGAGCATCCAAACAATTATACCGAACACACAAATGTAAAACATTGTCCCCATACATATTCACCCGAGAGAATGAGTGTGGATGGGCAATAAGCAATTCTTTTATAACTTCTACGTGTCCTCTCATTGCGGCTAAGTGGAGAGGAATTCTCTCCTCTTGATCAGAAACTAAGCACATATCGATATTGGCTTGCAACAATGCTTTCACAACCTGGGTGTGGCCCTCTGCACAAGCCAAGTGAAGGGCAGTTCGGCCTGATGAGTCCACCTTTTCCACAAGTTGTGGTTTTCTTCTTAGAAGAGCATTAGTAAATTGGAGGTGGCCAAGTAAAGCTGCTATGTGTAAGGGGGTTTCGGTGAAGGATGTGAGTGAGAGTTTGTGAAGAATGAGCCTATCCTTTTGCAACAAAGTGTCCAAGGTGCTTACAGACCCATCAAGTGAGGCTTCATACAGAGCTACTGTATAATCTTCATTACCATGACTTGCATCCATCATAGAAAGTTTCAGCTGGTATTACACCAAAGAGATTATGGACTTACTAGAGATCGGTGCAGCTTCCCTTCCCGGCCTTGTAAACTAGTAGAAAAATATGTAACCTTTAGAGCGACCAAATTAATCAGGCCAGTGTATTGGGGAAGAAAATGAAGGGCAAGAACCGTGCGCGATGACGATGCATGATGATGCTCTACAGAGCTGGCTAGGTGCTGGTACTTATTCttggatgataattttccaCGCTTGCTCAGCACAAGGATATAGACAAAGGTTAGAgaacattaaatataatttgttgACTTACAAGCTGTGTGTTGTGTCAGCACATTAATTTGGTGTACCTACagtattaaagtattttttgagaacttttaaaatatattttttttattttagaaaaaataaaaaagataatacTAATGactcgtttgaatagtgagatgaaatgcaatagttttagataagttaaataaaatattattagaatattattattattttagaatttaaaaaaattgaattgttattatattttatatgataatttggaaaaattatgaTGATGAGATAGATTGAAAGTGTTTATGTATCTAAACGGATCTAAAAAAAAcatgaacattaaaaaaatgaaatgatacaAATGATAGCTGGGTACCTaacattttccattttattatgaaatttattacaattaaagaaaagataaaacacaaatatattttcttaatcattgtGAGACACATGCATCACCATGCAAATACCAAgtttgcaaatatatttttcatagaatTATAATTTCTAAGACATAGAACCAGCCAGCCATAAGTTTCCTGACTAAAGAGCACTCTCGTTGGAATAGTCaaagtaaatttataagtaGATGTGATCAATTATATTAACCGTAATATAATGGTCACTTTCCACAGTTTAATAATGGTCCTGACCCCCATTGACTGACGTACGTTTTGCTTAATTCCAAGAAAATAAGTGATATTTACACAATTAAAAAGGtaaattttgtgtattttgtttaaaaatagataaatctaaaatttatataaaaaaattaattttttattagcagtttctattctttttaaagTGAATATATGGAGCTTGCATACGCTAAttacctaacattactcttccAAGAATGTCACCTGTCCCTTGTAATCCCTAATTACCTTTTATTGGTGATGTTTAGagaatgatatgaaatgataatttttttaatagtaataagatgatttgtaaatagtaataagatagtttaagTTAATTAAGTACCTATTaggttttaagaaatgagagaaaaaattaaataaaaaatatgataaaattataatattattataatattattttttaatattatttttattttagaatttgaaaatattgaattattttttgtttgtaactttaaaaaaattgtaataattaatttgaaaaaattcaacCTAGCTTGTGGGTTGATTTCGcctttcttaaattttgaattgaatatcagaataattttttctatatttatgtgattctcttatatttctttcttataaattatcTGTTAAAACTAACTTGCAAAATAATTACTATTCTGTCCGACATCAACAAGTCTTGTTCAACTCTTGAAGTGAAGGCACCTCATACGACTCAGTCAATTGAGAGTTAGGCGGGCAGTACAGCTTTTCATAAGATGTCAGTCCAATCGGTCTAAATCAATGTGAAATAATACGTGCTGACTAATGTTAATATTCATGCATTGAATATTCAAAGTCGTTGTTGTACAAGTAAATATGTTACCCTCTCGTATAAATAGATGTGGAAATCAATGTGGATCCCAATTCATTGTCTCTTTCGCGGAAAGAGAATGAATGATGATCCTCATGCCTTGGTTCTCATCtgtttttattctaaaatcttTTGCGTGTTCTTGATGGATACggcaataaaacatatttttattctaaaatctgTTTTTATTCCAAGTCATTCTCTTTATGAGgactcttctattttttttcttctaaatcttTTGGGTGTTCTTGATGGATACAGGAATTAGTACCATGtgacaaaaattttattacggGAAAAGTACACAGCTTCCCACCCTCAAATTATGGGTGGGAAAGGTGTATCTCATCTTTTTTAAAGATCCTGCCACGCATTTTTCCAGCTACGCAAGCTACAACATTCATGCCATAGGACCATTCcatgaaggctttactgcggTCGGTTGTAATTATAATTGGTTGAAATTCATGAGCACTAAAGGTTGCTTAGAggtagaaatattttatgatcaattaatttatttgtaatctTTTTTAGAATCGTTTTCATGGCAAGTAAGATGGGATTCCAATGGGTTGAAATCAATGTGGAGACAGAGCTCCTAGCGTTAAGTTTCATAAAGTCTTTCGCGCGTAGTCTCATTGTGCTAGTATTTTGCAAGCTACGACGACagttcatacaaaaatataacaataaaaacaGAGTGCATGTTGTGTGCTTACAAAGTACAGACAAGCTGATTTAGCTGACTACTTAGTGGGAGGAATTGATGggtggcctcgtttgttttcaagaaacatctcatctcatctcatctcatcttacttcatcattacaactttctcaaatccccacacaaaataaaataaacaattcaactttttcaaattccaaaacaaaaataatattaaaaaatatattctaacaagattttattcaactttttaactttaatctcatctcatctcatctcatctctgaaaacaaacgagccccgGCAAGGTGTTCTCAATCAGACATGTTTTCAGACAAGAAAATGCTCCAGCTGACTACTTGGCTAGGTTGGCTTCGGAGGATTGTGTAGGAGCTTGGACTGAGATGGCCTCTGCCGCGCCCCTGTTGAGGGGTTTGATTCGGACAGACAAAATTGGAATTCCTTTTGTGAGAAATGCTTTGTAGTTGTCTTCTGTCATAACTTGGACAAACTTGGACTTTCTGtagtttggttttaattttctgGTTGGTTGTTGCCTGCTGTCAAAGCTGGGATGTATCTTGCTCACTCTATTACCACGGTTTCTCAGCCATAAGTGAGCTTTAATCAAATCCTGGAGGTTTTTTCctcctttatttaaaaaaaaaaaagctgatttagcaagaaataaaataaatatagaggCATCACAATATTTCTCGATGAGGTGGCCTTCAGTGAGGCGTTTGATATGGGCCTTaatgtgtctgtgtgtgtgtgtgtgtatatatagatatatttctTTTGGGGATACATAAACATAAACGTTCTATACCTTACACATACATAAAGCTTCTActcatagaaaaatatatatacattaagcTTCTAACAACTAAAAAGCATCCATGGAAgacagaaaaaataattaattaaattaaacttgAGAATGAATTGACAAGTGCTGTATCTGTCCCCCCATCTAGTGTTAGTGCATCGGCATGCTGCTATCTTTCCAACTGTTGAGAGAAAGCTGCTTACTATGTAGATGCTTTGGTGCATTATTGAGAAACAGTACGTGAGGAGCCAATTGAATGTTCCTGCATATAAGGAGTATATTCCTCGTGAATAAAATCCATTTGCAAGTGGAAATCCACAATCCCAATTTAAAAGCATACCATATCTTGCAGATTGTCATGAATGTCAAAACACCCGTGTATGGCTGGTGCTTTGTAACTAAGTTGACCATCTAACTGCAAAAacccaatccaaaaatactGCTTTTAACTTACAAGCAttcaataatttaaacaaaattgCTTTAAATGAAGAAACTGATTATTAACCATAACCAGTCCTTGCGTGCTCTGCTGGGTGCCATATTGACCAAGACGTGTCGCGTGCTACTGGATGCAGGTATCCTTGTGGAAATGAAGATAATTTGTCAGAATTATATGCATTCTTTCTCCTGAAAAATTAGGCAAAGTTATAAACATTGAAGAACGGCATATCATCCCCTATACATTTGCATAACGTATCTTGCCTCCACAATATGTGTTGTTGTCCATGTATATTCTATTCTCACCTGTTTGTTTTTCTTCAAGTACTTTGGAAAACAGTTCTTTATTCTTGCAAATATGTCTTGTTGCTGCATATTCAACCACCAagaatagactcattttgataggaaattatcattttttcagaaaataattGGTTACAATaatcagttttcttgtagtgcatgCCCATCATTTCCGcacttaaaacttaaaacaatatCCATTGAATGGTTTACTCTAcctcttttttaataatttccttttcttaaaCTGTTTTCACTTCTTCTTGTTTTGTGGATCAAAACGTGTCTTGAGCCATCATTAAATTGGATAACTCATTCCCTCTATTCCTCCTTCTCTTAGTCATTTATTCTTCAAGTACCAAAAGTAGTAGAAGTAAGGTCATTGTTATTTCCTTAATATAGTATTAAGGAAATAACAAtgtgatcccaagatgaagaAAGACTATTGAGTATGAttgtaacttgcattttatcAGTAAGAGGATGACTAGCTTCTTATAATTGTTTTGTAATCAATTCCATTTGAAGTACATGATCGCTGACGCTTTCATCCTCTTTCATGCAAGTTTTACTATACTTATCAAACAATAATTGTATAAGTATGAAACCTTAATCCGTACTTTCCTTCAAATGCATCCATGGAGTTTCATAGTTTTTGGGAAGAGGAATgacttcatcatttatacaATGTAAAATCAAGGCTTTTGCTCAAGCAATGTTTTATTCCCTGTTTTCTCTGGTTCTTACACCAGTTTCACTTCCACTTTGGCCATTTTCTACATTTTTCAAATGGCTTTGATGTTATTGATCTAGGAAAGGTCTTTTCATgggttagaaaaaaaaaattatatgtctTTACCAAGCCtgaaaattttttcaattaagttTTTCATTCCCCAAGGGATCAATACTTCTCTTCGGtgtcataaataaaaaatcttaatattgataaaaaaatgtagaaataatAGCTGTGTTCTA harbors:
- the LOC121250484 gene encoding ankyrin repeat-containing protein BDA1-like isoform X1, which codes for MMDASHGNEDYTVALYEASLDGSVSTLDTLLQKDRLILHKLSLTSFTETPLHIAALLGHLQFTNALLRRKPQLVEKVDSSGRTALHLACAEGHTQVVKALLQANIDMCLVSDQEERIPLHLAAMRGHVEVIKELLIAHPHSFSRVNMYGDNVLHLCVRYNCLDALKLLVESVNDEDFVNSKDNDGNSVLHLAVMLGQTKNIKYLLSIPELKRKVNAKNRIGNMTALDVSETCHRDFKCIQIQDILKAAGVRRSKDLNSPLLPTLHDEEAQLAQSIIEEQPADLSRFRKWWRYFYLCRWVKHLQSQGNWIDETRGTLMLVATVIATVTFQSGINPPGGVWQQDSKNGDIAAGTSIFLSQNSNDTDYYYELFLYFNTTSFVAALSVLLVVISGFPLRNKFFIWFLTLTMFIAIWAMALTYFRAVDLVNPTTYFQRPRYIPIWSVVFVVAGAIHIIRLLFWIGKLFFKFKRWLIITKHPANDAIDV
- the LOC121250484 gene encoding ankyrin repeat-containing protein ITN1-like isoform X2 → MMDASHGNEDYTVALYEASLDGSVSTLDTLLQKDRLILHKLSLTSFTETPLHIAALLGHLQFTNALLRRKPQLVEKVDSSGRTALHLACAEGHTQVVKALLQANIDMCLVSDQEERIPLHLAAMRGHVEVIKELLIAHPHSFSRVNMYGDNVLHLCVRYNCLDALKLLVESVNDEDFVNSKDNDGNSVLHLAVMLGQTKNIKYLLSIPELKRKVNAKNRIGNMTALDVSETCHRDFKCIQIQDILKAAGVRRSKDLNSPLLPTLHDEEAQLAQSIIEEQPADLSRFRKWWRYFYLCRWVKHLQSQGNWIDETRGTLMLVATVIATVTFQSGINPPGGVWQQDSKNGDIAAGTSIFLSQNSNDTDYYYELFLYFNTTSFVAALSVLLVVISGFPLRNKFFIWH